One window of the Salminus brasiliensis chromosome 1, fSalBra1.hap2, whole genome shotgun sequence genome contains the following:
- the usp20 gene encoding ubiquitin carboxyl-terminal hydrolase 20 isoform X1, whose amino-acid sequence MTDSGDVCPHLDSIGEVTKEELLQKSKGTCQSCGVGGPNLWACLQSDCPYVGCGESYSDHSTTHAQAKKHNLTVNLTTFRVWCYVCEREVFLEQRPVVPVAGTHRYKPFDQDALLQSACHPLKAVPIAVADEEGSESEEDELKPRGLTGMKNIGNSCYMNAALQALSNCPPLTQFFLDCSGLVRTDKKPALCKSYQKLISELWHKKRPSYVVPTSLFHGIKLVNPMFRGYAQQDTQEFLRCLMDQLHEELKEPFADCSSSSADSGPERSLDNRNHGNGDRSPSEDDFLSCDSGSGSERGDGERVGGTGGGDAELLIQDECVGPRSSRGISEKERQKERRKEDKGEERTQEIDEDADVDTAAQEEQAERAGDQAGPPRTSQTPGNTEPDNEASMHRPASRPCSPTHSVQELHSKLSSSPPRSSPLRASPVYAFKKAQMLLGAKKKKQSRFRSVISDIFDGSILSLVQCLTCDRVSSTVETFQDLSLPIPGKEDLAKLHSSIHQSAPAKTGVCTDTYASQGWISYIMESIRRFVVSCIPSWFWGPMVTLEDCLAAFFAADELKGETENVKQNFGDNMYSCERCKKLRNGVKYCKVLRLPEILCIHLKRFRHEVMYSFKISSHVSFPLEGLDLKPFLAKESPSQITTYDLLSVICHHGTAGSGHYIAYCQNVINGQWYEFDDQYVTEVHETVVQNAEAYVLFYRKSSEESVRERQKIVALANLKEPSLLQFYISREWLNKFNTFTEPGPITNHTFLCQHGGIPPTKYHYVDDLVVILPQNVWEYLYNRFGGGPAVNHLYVCAICQVEIEALAKRRKIEIDTFIKLNKEFQAEEAPTVILCISMQWFREWESFVKGKDNEPPGPIDNSKIAVMKGGHVQLKQGADYGQISEETWQYLLGIYSGGPEIAVRQSISPPEPDTHGERKIEAETRAL is encoded by the exons ATGACAGACAGTGGAGATGTTTGTCCTCACCTGGACTCTATAGGTGAAGTGACCAAGGAGGAACTTCTGCAGAAATCAAAG GGTACCTGTCAGTCATGCGGTGTGGGCGGTCCCAACCTCTGGGCATGCCTGCAG TCTGATTGTCCCTATGTGGGCTGCGGAGAGTCATATTCAGACCACAGCACCACACACGCCCAG gCGAAGAAGCACAATCTGACTGTGAATCTGACCACGTTCAGGGTGTGGTGTtacgtgtgtgagagagaagtgTTTCTGGAGCAGAGGCCTGTAGTGCCGGTAGCTGGAACTCATCGCTATAAACCTTTTGATCAG gatgctcttctccagagtgccTGTCACCCGTTAAAGGCTGTGCCAATTGCGGTGGCAGATGAAGAAGGTTCAGAGTCTGAAGAAGATGAGCTCAAGCCCAGAG GACTCACAGGGATGAAGAACATTGGGAATTCGTGTTACATGAATGCAGCACTGCAGGCTCTCTCCAACTG TCCACCTTTGACTCAGTTCTTTCTAGACTGCAGTGGGTTGGTGCGCACAGATAAGAAACCTGCTCTTTGCAAAAGCTATCAGAAACTCATCTCTGAGCTCTGGCACAAGAAAAG GCCCAGTTATGTGGTCCCCACTAGTCTGTTTCATGGCATTAAACTGGTGAATCCTATGTTTCGAGGCTACGCCCAGCAG GACACTCAGGAGTTTCTGCGCTGTCTGATGGACCAGCTCCACGAGGAGCTGAAAGAGCCTTTTGCtgactgcagcagcagcagtgccgACAGTGGCCCAGAACGCAGCCTTGACAACCGAAACCATGGCAACGGCGACCGCAGTCCCTCAGAGGATGACTTCCTGTCATGTGACTCAGGCTcagggagcgagagaggagaCGGAGAGCGAGTGGgtgggactggaggaggagATGCAGAGCTTCTGATTCAGGATGAGTGTGTGGGACCCCGCAGCAGCAGAGGGATTTCTGAGAAGGAAAGGCAGAAGGAAAGGAGAAAGGAGGACAAGGGGGAAGAGAGGACACAGGAGATCGATGAGGATGCAGACGTGgacacagcagcacaggagGAACAGGCAGAGCGAGCTGGAGACCAAGCAGGACCACCCAGGACCAGCCAAACTCCGGGCAACACAG AACCTGATAATGAGGCATCCATGCATCGTCCTGCCTCCCGTCCTTGTAGTCCCACCCACAGCGTGCAGGAACTTCACTCCAAACTGTCCAGCAGCCCGCCCAGGTCCAGCCCACTGAGAGCCAGCCCTGTCTATGCCTTTAAGAAAG CTCAGATGCTCTTGGGTgccaagaagaagaagcagtCCCGTTTCCGCAGTGTTATTTCAGACATCTTTGACGGCTCCATTCTGAGTCTGGTCCAGTGCTTGACATGTGACCGG GTGTCATCGACAGTTGAAACGTTTCAAGATTTGTCGTTGCCCATCCCGGGGAAAGAGGACCTGGCCAAgctccattcatccatccaccagAGTGCTCCAGCCAAGACAGGGGTCTGTACAGACACCTACGCCTCCCAAGGCTGGATCTCCTACATCATGGAGTCTATACGCAG ATTTGTAGTGTCCTGTATCCCCAGCTGGTTTTGGGGTCCCATGGTGACACTGGAGGACTGCCTCGCTGCCTTTTTTGCTGCAGATGAACTGAAAGGTGAAACAGAAAACGTCAAACAAAATTTCG gggataacatgtacagctgtgaacGATGCAAAAA GTTGAGAAATGGTGTCAAGTATTGTAAAGTCCTACGGCTACCAGAG ATTTTGTGTATTCACCTGAAGCGCTTCCGACATGAGGTGATGTACTCTTTTAAGATCAGCAGCCATGTCTCTTTTCCACTGGAGGGTTTGGACCTAAAGCCTTTTCTGGCCAAAGAGAGCCCATCTCAAATCACCACATATGACCTGCTCTCCGTCATCTGCCACCACGGCACAGCAGGCA GTGGGCACTACATAGCGTATTGTCAGAACGTCATTAATGGGCAGTGGTATGAGTTTGATGACCAGTATGTAACGGAGGTGCATGAGACTGTGGTGCAAAACGCTGAAGCCTATGTTCTCTTTTATCG GAAGAGCAGTGAGGAGTCAGTGAGGGAGAGGCAGAAGATTGTAGCCCTGGCTAATCTGAAGGAACCCAGTCTCCTGCAGTTTTACATCTCTAGAGAATGGCTCAACAAGTTCAACACCTTCACTGAGCCAGGACCCATCACTAACCATACCTTCCTTTGTCAGCACGGCG GAATCCCTCCAACTAAGTATCACTATGTGGACGATCTGGTTGTGATCCTGCCTCAGAACGTGTGGGAATATCTTTACAACAG GTTTGGTGGTGGTCCAGCTGTGAATCACCTCTATGTTTGTGCAATCTGCCAAGTGGAGATAGAAGCTCTCGCCAAGCGCAGGAAAATAGAGATAGACACCTTCATTAAG CTGAATAAGGAGTTCCAGGCTGAAGAAGCACCTACTGTTATTTTGTGCATCAGCATGCAGTGGTTCAGAGAGTGGGAAAGCTTTGTCAAGGGCAAAGACAATG
- the usp20 gene encoding ubiquitin carboxyl-terminal hydrolase 20 isoform X2 — protein sequence MTDSGDVCPHLDSIGEVTKEELLQKSKGTCQSCGVGGPNLWACLQSDCPYVGCGESYSDHSTTHAQAKKHNLTVNLTTFRVWCYVCEREVFLEQRPVVPVAGTHRYKPFDQDALLQSACHPLKAVPIAVADEEGSESEEDELKPRGLTGMKNIGNSCYMNAALQALSNCPPLTQFFLDCSGLVRTDKKPALCKSYQKLISELWHKKRPSYVVPTSLFHGIKLVNPMFRGYAQQDTQEFLRCLMDQLHEELKEPFADCSSSSADSGPERSLDNRNHGNGDRSPSEDDFLSCDSGSGSERGDGERVGGTGGGDAELLIQDECVGPRSSRGISEKERQKERRKEDKGEERTQEIDEDADVDTAAQEEQAERAGDQAGPPRTSQTPGNTEPDNEASMHRPASRPCSPTHSVQELHSKLSSSPPRSSPLRASPVYAFKKAQMLLGAKKKKQSRFRSVISDIFDGSILSLVQCLTCDRVSSTVETFQDLSLPIPGKEDLAKLHSSIHQSAPAKTGVCTDTYASQGWISYIMESIRRFVVSCIPSWFWGPMVTLEDCLAAFFAADELKGDNMYSCERCKKLRNGVKYCKVLRLPEILCIHLKRFRHEVMYSFKISSHVSFPLEGLDLKPFLAKESPSQITTYDLLSVICHHGTAGSGHYIAYCQNVINGQWYEFDDQYVTEVHETVVQNAEAYVLFYRKSSEESVRERQKIVALANLKEPSLLQFYISREWLNKFNTFTEPGPITNHTFLCQHGGIPPTKYHYVDDLVVILPQNVWEYLYNRFGGGPAVNHLYVCAICQVEIEALAKRRKIEIDTFIKLNKEFQAEEAPTVILCISMQWFREWESFVKGKDNEPPGPIDNSKIAVMKGGHVQLKQGADYGQISEETWQYLLGIYSGGPEIAVRQSISPPEPDTHGERKIEAETRAL from the exons ATGACAGACAGTGGAGATGTTTGTCCTCACCTGGACTCTATAGGTGAAGTGACCAAGGAGGAACTTCTGCAGAAATCAAAG GGTACCTGTCAGTCATGCGGTGTGGGCGGTCCCAACCTCTGGGCATGCCTGCAG TCTGATTGTCCCTATGTGGGCTGCGGAGAGTCATATTCAGACCACAGCACCACACACGCCCAG gCGAAGAAGCACAATCTGACTGTGAATCTGACCACGTTCAGGGTGTGGTGTtacgtgtgtgagagagaagtgTTTCTGGAGCAGAGGCCTGTAGTGCCGGTAGCTGGAACTCATCGCTATAAACCTTTTGATCAG gatgctcttctccagagtgccTGTCACCCGTTAAAGGCTGTGCCAATTGCGGTGGCAGATGAAGAAGGTTCAGAGTCTGAAGAAGATGAGCTCAAGCCCAGAG GACTCACAGGGATGAAGAACATTGGGAATTCGTGTTACATGAATGCAGCACTGCAGGCTCTCTCCAACTG TCCACCTTTGACTCAGTTCTTTCTAGACTGCAGTGGGTTGGTGCGCACAGATAAGAAACCTGCTCTTTGCAAAAGCTATCAGAAACTCATCTCTGAGCTCTGGCACAAGAAAAG GCCCAGTTATGTGGTCCCCACTAGTCTGTTTCATGGCATTAAACTGGTGAATCCTATGTTTCGAGGCTACGCCCAGCAG GACACTCAGGAGTTTCTGCGCTGTCTGATGGACCAGCTCCACGAGGAGCTGAAAGAGCCTTTTGCtgactgcagcagcagcagtgccgACAGTGGCCCAGAACGCAGCCTTGACAACCGAAACCATGGCAACGGCGACCGCAGTCCCTCAGAGGATGACTTCCTGTCATGTGACTCAGGCTcagggagcgagagaggagaCGGAGAGCGAGTGGgtgggactggaggaggagATGCAGAGCTTCTGATTCAGGATGAGTGTGTGGGACCCCGCAGCAGCAGAGGGATTTCTGAGAAGGAAAGGCAGAAGGAAAGGAGAAAGGAGGACAAGGGGGAAGAGAGGACACAGGAGATCGATGAGGATGCAGACGTGgacacagcagcacaggagGAACAGGCAGAGCGAGCTGGAGACCAAGCAGGACCACCCAGGACCAGCCAAACTCCGGGCAACACAG AACCTGATAATGAGGCATCCATGCATCGTCCTGCCTCCCGTCCTTGTAGTCCCACCCACAGCGTGCAGGAACTTCACTCCAAACTGTCCAGCAGCCCGCCCAGGTCCAGCCCACTGAGAGCCAGCCCTGTCTATGCCTTTAAGAAAG CTCAGATGCTCTTGGGTgccaagaagaagaagcagtCCCGTTTCCGCAGTGTTATTTCAGACATCTTTGACGGCTCCATTCTGAGTCTGGTCCAGTGCTTGACATGTGACCGG GTGTCATCGACAGTTGAAACGTTTCAAGATTTGTCGTTGCCCATCCCGGGGAAAGAGGACCTGGCCAAgctccattcatccatccaccagAGTGCTCCAGCCAAGACAGGGGTCTGTACAGACACCTACGCCTCCCAAGGCTGGATCTCCTACATCATGGAGTCTATACGCAG ATTTGTAGTGTCCTGTATCCCCAGCTGGTTTTGGGGTCCCATGGTGACACTGGAGGACTGCCTCGCTGCCTTTTTTGCTGCAGATGAACTGAAAG gggataacatgtacagctgtgaacGATGCAAAAA GTTGAGAAATGGTGTCAAGTATTGTAAAGTCCTACGGCTACCAGAG ATTTTGTGTATTCACCTGAAGCGCTTCCGACATGAGGTGATGTACTCTTTTAAGATCAGCAGCCATGTCTCTTTTCCACTGGAGGGTTTGGACCTAAAGCCTTTTCTGGCCAAAGAGAGCCCATCTCAAATCACCACATATGACCTGCTCTCCGTCATCTGCCACCACGGCACAGCAGGCA GTGGGCACTACATAGCGTATTGTCAGAACGTCATTAATGGGCAGTGGTATGAGTTTGATGACCAGTATGTAACGGAGGTGCATGAGACTGTGGTGCAAAACGCTGAAGCCTATGTTCTCTTTTATCG GAAGAGCAGTGAGGAGTCAGTGAGGGAGAGGCAGAAGATTGTAGCCCTGGCTAATCTGAAGGAACCCAGTCTCCTGCAGTTTTACATCTCTAGAGAATGGCTCAACAAGTTCAACACCTTCACTGAGCCAGGACCCATCACTAACCATACCTTCCTTTGTCAGCACGGCG GAATCCCTCCAACTAAGTATCACTATGTGGACGATCTGGTTGTGATCCTGCCTCAGAACGTGTGGGAATATCTTTACAACAG GTTTGGTGGTGGTCCAGCTGTGAATCACCTCTATGTTTGTGCAATCTGCCAAGTGGAGATAGAAGCTCTCGCCAAGCGCAGGAAAATAGAGATAGACACCTTCATTAAG CTGAATAAGGAGTTCCAGGCTGAAGAAGCACCTACTGTTATTTTGTGCATCAGCATGCAGTGGTTCAGAGAGTGGGAAAGCTTTGTCAAGGGCAAAGACAATG
- the c1h9orf78 gene encoding splicing factor C9orf78 homolog isoform X2 — MPAGRSFRRRKEESSDEDESNEVTAEVRSKLDEAKELQSLRKRQSGVSLTSLLVGEKLPLEAEVEDDPFKLKTGGVVDMKKVKDRNRDRIEDENDLNLGTSFSAETNRRDEDADMMKYIETELKKKKGLVEAEEQKIKAKNAEDLLYELPESIRVNSAKKTEEMLSNQMLSGIPEVDLGIDAKIKNIISTEDAKAKLIAEQRNKKKDSGTSFVPTNIAVNYVQHNRFYHEDANAPQRRHREEPKARPLRVGDTEKPAPEKSPPNYRKRPNNEKATDDYHYEKFKKMNRRY, encoded by the exons ATGCCAGCCGGGAGAAGCTTTAGGAGAAGGAAAGAAGAGTCTTCAGATGAGGATGAATCGAACGAGGTCACCGCCGAAGTCAG GTCTAAACTGGATGAAGCAAAAGAGCTCCAAAGTTTGAGGAAGAGACAGAGTGGCGTAAG TTTGACATCATTGCTTGTGGGAGAGAAGTTACCACTGGAAGCAGAGGTCGAG GATGATCCATTTAAGCTCAAGACAGGAGGTGTCGTGGACATGAAGAAAGTGAAAGACAGAAACCGAGACAG GATAGAGGATGAAAATGACCTGAACCTGGGAACTTCCTTTTCTGCAGAGACCAACAGGAGAGATGAAGATGCagatat GATGAAGTACATTGAAacagagctgaagaaaaagaagggaTTAGTGGAGGCAGAGGAGCAGAAGATCAAGGCAAAGAATGCAGAGGACCTCCTGTATGAGCTGCCAGAGAGCATCCGTGTTAATTCTGCCAAAAAGACAGAAGAGATGTTGTCCAATCAGATGCTTAGTGGCATTCCAGAAGTGGACCTGGGAATTGA TGCAAAGATAAAGAACATTATCAGTACAGAAGATGCCAAAGCAAAGCTCATTGCTGAGCAGAGGAATAAGAAGAAAGACAGTGGCACGTCTTTTGTCCCCACCAACATTGCTGTGAACTATGTTCAGCATAACCGCT TCTACCATGAAGATGCAAATGCACCCCAGAGACGCCATAGAGAGGAGCCCAAGGCTAGGCCACTGCGTGTTGGAGACACGGAGAAACCAGCACCAGAGA AATCTCCACCCAACTACCGCAAGAGACCAAACAATGAGAAGGCTACAGATGACTACCATTATGAGAAATTCAAGAAGATGAACCGAAGATATTGA
- the c1h9orf78 gene encoding splicing factor C9orf78 homolog isoform X1, with protein sequence MPQCGRKVHYNFRFTLKCTRPLWGQSCATDEIHRSKLDEAKELQSLRKRQSGVSLTSLLVGEKLPLEAEVEDDPFKLKTGGVVDMKKVKDRNRDRIEDENDLNLGTSFSAETNRRDEDADMMKYIETELKKKKGLVEAEEQKIKAKNAEDLLYELPESIRVNSAKKTEEMLSNQMLSGIPEVDLGIDAKIKNIISTEDAKAKLIAEQRNKKKDSGTSFVPTNIAVNYVQHNRFYHEDANAPQRRHREEPKARPLRVGDTEKPAPEKSPPNYRKRPNNEKATDDYHYEKFKKMNRRY encoded by the exons ATGCCACAGTGTGGAAGAAAAGTGCACTATAATTTCCGATTCACTTTAAAATGCACTCGCCCTCTTTGGGGTCAATCTTGTGCTACTGATGAAATCCACAGGTCTAAACTGGATGAAGCAAAAGAGCTCCAAAGTTTGAGGAAGAGACAGAGTGGCGTAAG TTTGACATCATTGCTTGTGGGAGAGAAGTTACCACTGGAAGCAGAGGTCGAG GATGATCCATTTAAGCTCAAGACAGGAGGTGTCGTGGACATGAAGAAAGTGAAAGACAGAAACCGAGACAG GATAGAGGATGAAAATGACCTGAACCTGGGAACTTCCTTTTCTGCAGAGACCAACAGGAGAGATGAAGATGCagatat GATGAAGTACATTGAAacagagctgaagaaaaagaagggaTTAGTGGAGGCAGAGGAGCAGAAGATCAAGGCAAAGAATGCAGAGGACCTCCTGTATGAGCTGCCAGAGAGCATCCGTGTTAATTCTGCCAAAAAGACAGAAGAGATGTTGTCCAATCAGATGCTTAGTGGCATTCCAGAAGTGGACCTGGGAATTGA TGCAAAGATAAAGAACATTATCAGTACAGAAGATGCCAAAGCAAAGCTCATTGCTGAGCAGAGGAATAAGAAGAAAGACAGTGGCACGTCTTTTGTCCCCACCAACATTGCTGTGAACTATGTTCAGCATAACCGCT TCTACCATGAAGATGCAAATGCACCCCAGAGACGCCATAGAGAGGAGCCCAAGGCTAGGCCACTGCGTGTTGGAGACACGGAGAAACCAGCACCAGAGA AATCTCCACCCAACTACCGCAAGAGACCAAACAATGAGAAGGCTACAGATGACTACCATTATGAGAAATTCAAGAAGATGAACCGAAGATATTGA
- the med22 gene encoding mediator of RNA polymerase II transcription subunit 22 isoform X1, translating into MATQRVLPQSKETLLQSYNKRLKDDIRSILDNFTEIIKTAKVEEETQVSRATQAEQDHYEMHVRAANIVRAGESLMKLVSDLKQFLILNDFPSVNEAISLRNQQLRALQEECDKKLISLRDEIAVDLYELEEEYYSSSCGQWDGVELPLCEAFRRRDSWGSPAAISDASNGSMEETERPVVQETIPHHLNGHGSSTNEQS; encoded by the exons ATGGCGACGCAGCGGGTCCTCCCACAGAGCAAAGAGACTCTTCTTCAGAGTTACAATAAAAGACTAAAAGACGACATAAGGTCCATCTTGGACAACTTCACGGAAATCATTAAAACTGCCAAG GTAGAGGAAGAAACACAGGTTTCCAGGGCAACGCAGGCAGAGCAGGACCACTATGAAATGCATGTCCGAGCCGCCAACATt GTGCGGGCTGGCGAGTCACTGATGAAGCTGGTATCTGACCTGAAGCAGTTCCTGATTCTGAACGATTTCCCTTCTGTAAACGAGGCCATTAGCCTGCGCAACCAGCAgctgcgtgcactgcaggaggAATGTGACAAGAAGCTCATCTCCCTGCGGGATGAGATCGCCGTAGACCTGTACGAGCTCGAGGAAGAGTATTACTCCTCCAG CTGTGGACAGTGGGACGGTGTTGAGTTGCCGCTTTGTGAGGCATTTCGTCGGCGGGACAGCTGGGGGTCACCGGCAGCGATCTCTGATGCCTCAAACGGCAGCATGGAAGAAACAGAACGGCCCGTTGTCCAGGAAACAATCCCACACCACCTCAATGGCCACGGGAGCAGCACAAATGAACAgtcataa
- the med22 gene encoding mediator of RNA polymerase II transcription subunit 22 isoform X2, whose protein sequence is MATQRVLPQSKETLLQSYNKRLKDDIRSILDNFTEIIKTAKVEEETQVSRATQAEQDHYEMHVRAANIVRAGESLMKLVSDLKQFLILNDFPSVNEAISLRNQQLRALQEECDKKLISLRDEIAVDLYELEEEYYSSRYK, encoded by the exons ATGGCGACGCAGCGGGTCCTCCCACAGAGCAAAGAGACTCTTCTTCAGAGTTACAATAAAAGACTAAAAGACGACATAAGGTCCATCTTGGACAACTTCACGGAAATCATTAAAACTGCCAAG GTAGAGGAAGAAACACAGGTTTCCAGGGCAACGCAGGCAGAGCAGGACCACTATGAAATGCATGTCCGAGCCGCCAACATt GTGCGGGCTGGCGAGTCACTGATGAAGCTGGTATCTGACCTGAAGCAGTTCCTGATTCTGAACGATTTCCCTTCTGTAAACGAGGCCATTAGCCTGCGCAACCAGCAgctgcgtgcactgcaggaggAATGTGACAAGAAGCTCATCTCCCTGCGGGATGAGATCGCCGTAGACCTGTACGAGCTCGAGGAAGAGTATTACTCCTCCAGGTACAAATAG
- the rpl7a gene encoding large ribosomal subunit protein eL8 encodes MGVPYCIIKGKARLGRLVHRKTCTTVCFTQTNPEDRAALAKLVEAIKTNYNDRYEEIRRHWGGNIMGPKSTARFAKLEKTKAKELATKLG; translated from the exons ATGGGTGTCCCTTACTGCATCATCAAGGGCAAGGCCAGACTGGGAAGACTGGTGCACAGGAAGACCTGCACCACTGTCTGCTTTACACAGACCAACCC TGAGGACAGGGCTGCTCTTGCCAAGCTGGTGGAGGCCATCAAGACCAACTACAATGACAGATATGAAGAG ATCCGTCGCCACTGGGGAGGCAACATCATGGGTCCTAAGTCTACTGCTCGCTTTGCTAAACTCGAGAAGACAAAGGCCAAGGAGCTCGCCACAAAGCTGGGTTAA